The following nucleotide sequence is from Pseudomonas sessilinigenes.
TTGTTCGCCAACCGCTACAGGCCTTGTAATTCATAGCGTGTACGGCAATAGATCAAATTTCATACAGTTCTAATGTCCGCCTTGACAGTGGTAAGCGGCCTGACTTGACTGATTCCACTGGGACCGGTTCGTCACTTATCCACATCCGGTCCAGGGAGCGCAGGCAATGGATTGTCGTTCATCACAGGCTTCCAGCCGCGGGACCTTCCCCCGGCGCACCCGCCGCCGTGCCGCCAACCAGCGCGCACGCCTATAGCCCCAGCGGCTGTTCGATCCCGACCCTGATTTCCACGGTTTGCGTTTCTGGCGCAGCGGCCGGCCCGTGCGGCTGCCTGCGTGATCGGCTTCACCTGAAGGAAGCGGCCATGAGAGTCGCCCCATCTGCCTGAGAGGAACCCCGCCATGACTCGGATCGCCACCCCCATCAGCGAGATCCAGGAACACTACGACGTCGTCGTCATCGGCTCCGGCTATGGCGGCGGCATCGCCGCTTCGCGGTTGTCCCGGGCCGGGCGCCGGGTGTGCCTGCTGGAGCGTGGGCGGGAGATTCGCCCCGGGGAGTTTCCCAACACCCTGGTCAGCGCCACCGAGGAATTGCAGGTGCACGATCCCGATGGGCATATCGGTTCGCGCACCGGCCTGTTCGACCTGCACGTCAACGCCCAGCAGAACGTGGTGGTGGGTTGCGGTTTGGGCGGCACCTCGCTGATCAACGCCAACGTCGCCCTGGAGCCCGAGCCCGGGGTGTTCGACGACCCACGCTGGCCCCAGGCGGTGCGCGACCACCGCGATACCTTGCTCAAGCAGGGCTTCGCCCTGGCCCGGGAGATGCTCAAGCCCAATCCCTATCCCGATTCGGCGCCGGCCCTGGACAAGCTCAAGGCCCACCGCAAGTCCGCGGACTACCTCAAGCAGGGCGCGCATTTCTACAAGCCGCCGATCAACGTGACCTTCGACAAGCTGCCCAACAACCTCAACCATGTCGGGGTCGAGCAACTGCCCTGCAACCAATGCGGCGACTGTGTCTCGGGCTGTAACAACAAGGCCAAGAACACCACCTTGATGAACTACCTGCCCGACGCCTGCAACCACGGCGCCGAGATTTTCTGCCAGGCCCAGGTGCGCCACCTGGAGCGCGACGGCGACGGCTGGATCGTGCACTTCCAGTACCTGGACAGCGGTCGCGAGAAGTTCTCGGCGCCGACCCTGTTCGTCAAGGCCGATATCGTCGTGCTGTCCGCCGGCACCCTGGGCTCCACCGAGATCCTCCTGCGTTCGCGGGCCAAGGGCCTGGCCACTTCGGCCCAACTGGGCGAGCACATGAGCGGCAACGGCGACATCCTCGGTTTTGGTCACAACTGCGAGCAACCGATCAACGGCATCGGCTTCGGCACTCATCCGGCCAGCGAGTTGAAACCCGTGGGCCCATGCATCACCTCGGTGATCGACATGCGCACCGAAGGCGACCGCACCAGCCGCATGGTCATCGAGGAGGGCTCGATCCCCGGCGCCCTTGGCCAGGCCATGGTGCCGAGCATGGCGCTGTTCGCCAGCACCCTGGGCCAGGCCACCGACAACAGCTTGAGCGGCAAGCTGGGCTACAAGGAACGCGAGGCCGAAAGCTTCCTGCGCGGGCCCTACCATGGCGCCCTGCACAACATGCAGACCTACCTGATCATGAGCCACGACAACGGTCGCGGGCGCATGCTGCTGGACGCCCAGGACCAGTTGCGCATCGACTGGCCGGGGGTGGGCGAGCAACCCAACGTGGTGCTGGGCAACGAGCGCCTGCACCAGAGCACCCGGGCCCTGGGCGGGGTCTGGGTGGAGAACCCGATCTGGACCAAGCTGCTCAAGCACAGCATCGTCTCGGTCCATCCCCTGGGCGGCTGCGTGATGGGCGAGGACGCGGGCCAGGGCGTGGTCAACCACAAGGGCCAGGTGTTCAGCGGCACCCAGGGCACCGATGTCTATCCCGGGCTCTATGTGGCCGATGGCGCGGTGATCCCTACCTCCCTGGCGGTCAATCCACTGCTGACCATCTCGGCGGTGAGCGAGCGCACCATGCAACTGCTGGCCGAGGATCGCGGCTGGAAGATCGACTACCGCCTGCCCTCGGCCCCTGGCAAGCCGGCTGCGGCGCCGACCCTGGGCGTGCAGTTCACCGAGACCATGAAGGGTTTCTTCTCCACGGCCTTCACCCAGCCCCAGGGCACCGACCTGGCGCTCTATCAAGCAGCGGCCAAGCGCGGCGAAGAACAGAACTCGTCCATCGAGTTCACCCTGACCATCACCGCGGCCGATCTCAACCGGATGATCAAGGAACCCGAGCACGCCGCGACCCTGGTGGGCACCCTGGAGGCGCCGATGCTGTCGCCTCAGCCTTTGGTGGCCAGCCATGGGGTGTTCAACCTGTTCGAGCAATACCAGCAGCAAGTGGGCGTGCGGCACATGAACTACGACATGCGCCTTTGCGCCGAGGACGGTAGCGACTACTACTTCAGCGCCTTCAAGACCGTGCCCGAGGACCACGGCGTGCTGAACATCTGGCCCGATACCAGCACCCTCTACGTGACCCTGTACCGGGGCCAGGACAAGAGCGGGCCGGTGCTGGGCTCGGGAGTGATGCACATCCAGCCCGCGGATTTCGCCCGGCAGATGACCACCATGAAGGTGCTCAACGCCCGCAACGAGCGTGAGCGCATCGAGGCCCTGGCGCGTTTCGGCCAGTTCTTCGCCGGGATTCTCTGGGAAAGCTACGGCGGGGTGTTCGCCGGCGATATCTACTTCAATCCCGACGCTCCGCCGCGGGTCAAGCGGCCGCTGGCTGCGCCGGTGCCGAGCGTGCAGTTCTTCGAGACCGAAGACCACGTGCAACTGCGCCTGACCCGCTATCGGGCCGGCGGCAAGGGCCCGGTGATGCTGGTCCATGGCCTGGGCGTGGGTTCCAACATCTTCTCCACCGACACCATCCAGACCAACCTGCTGGAGTACCTGTGCAAGTACGGCTATGACGTCTGGCTCCTGGATTTCCGGGTCAGCATCCTGTTGCCGGCCAGCAAGCAGGAATGCAATGGCGACCAGATCGCCGCCTACGACTTCAAGGCCGCCATCGCCCAGGTTCGCCAGGCCACCGGCGCCCGGGACGTGCAATGCGTGGTGCACTGCTATGGCGCCACCACCTTCTTCATGTCGCTGTTGGCGGGCCTGGAGCATGTGCGCTCGGTGGTCTGCTCGCAGATCGCCGCCGACACCGTGGTGGCCACCGCCACCGGGATCAAGGCCGGGTTGCACTTGCCGGGCATGCTCGACGCCATCGGCATCAAGTCGCTGACGGCCTATGCCGACAGCAAGGAAAGCTGGTTCAACAAGCTCTACGACAAGGCGCTCAACGGTTATGCGCGGATCGAGGCCCAGGGCTACTGCACCAACCCGGTGTGCCATCGCATCACCTTCATGT
It contains:
- a CDS encoding alpha/beta fold hydrolase, with the protein product MTRIATPISEIQEHYDVVVIGSGYGGGIAASRLSRAGRRVCLLERGREIRPGEFPNTLVSATEELQVHDPDGHIGSRTGLFDLHVNAQQNVVVGCGLGGTSLINANVALEPEPGVFDDPRWPQAVRDHRDTLLKQGFALAREMLKPNPYPDSAPALDKLKAHRKSADYLKQGAHFYKPPINVTFDKLPNNLNHVGVEQLPCNQCGDCVSGCNNKAKNTTLMNYLPDACNHGAEIFCQAQVRHLERDGDGWIVHFQYLDSGREKFSAPTLFVKADIVVLSAGTLGSTEILLRSRAKGLATSAQLGEHMSGNGDILGFGHNCEQPINGIGFGTHPASELKPVGPCITSVIDMRTEGDRTSRMVIEEGSIPGALGQAMVPSMALFASTLGQATDNSLSGKLGYKEREAESFLRGPYHGALHNMQTYLIMSHDNGRGRMLLDAQDQLRIDWPGVGEQPNVVLGNERLHQSTRALGGVWVENPIWTKLLKHSIVSVHPLGGCVMGEDAGQGVVNHKGQVFSGTQGTDVYPGLYVADGAVIPTSLAVNPLLTISAVSERTMQLLAEDRGWKIDYRLPSAPGKPAAAPTLGVQFTETMKGFFSTAFTQPQGTDLALYQAAAKRGEEQNSSIEFTLTITAADLNRMIKEPEHAATLVGTLEAPMLSPQPLVASHGVFNLFEQYQQQVGVRHMNYDMRLCAEDGSDYYFSAFKTVPEDHGVLNIWPDTSTLYVTLYRGQDKSGPVLGSGVMHIQPADFARQMTTMKVLNARNERERIEALARFGQFFAGILWESYGGVFAGDIYFNPDAPPRVKRPLAAPVPSVQFFETEDHVQLRLTRYRAGGKGPVMLVHGLGVGSNIFSTDTIQTNLLEYLCKYGYDVWLLDFRVSILLPASKQECNGDQIAAYDFKAAIAQVRQATGARDVQCVVHCYGATTFFMSLLAGLEHVRSVVCSQIAADTVVATATGIKAGLHLPGMLDAIGIKSLTAYADSKESWFNKLYDKALNGYARIEAQGYCTNPVCHRITFMYASLYRHDTLNQNLHDNLHELFGESNIQTFEHLALICRKGHLVDFKGQDVYMPHFDRLKLPICFISGADNQCYLPLSTQKTYERLCQLHGPELFSRHVVPGYGHIDCIFGQNAVVDVYPLILAHLEKTALG